The window TTCGCCCTGGCTTGCCCAGGTCGGGATCTTTGCGCAATCCGCCTCCAGCTGTTCGTCGGAGAATTCCGCACGGGCCATGCCTGAAACCAGTGCGAGTAACAAGGCGTAATGTCGTCTATCCATGACAATGTTTTCCTGAAAAAATAGGGGTTAAGCCATTCTGCAGGCGTCCGCTTCCCAGCGGTAGCCCACGCCGTATACCGCGCGGATAAATGACTGTTCTTCATCCAGCGCTTCCAGTTTGCGGCGCAGGTTTTTGATATGGCTGTCGATAGTGCGATCGGTCACCACCCGGTAATCGTCGTACAGATGATTAAGCAATTGTTCGCGGGAAAATACCTTTCCCGGCTCGTGGGAGAGGGTTTTTAACAGGCGGAATTCGGCGGGAGTCAGGTCAAGCATTTTACCGCGCCAGGAGGCCTGAAAACGGCCTTCGTCCACGATAAGCGGGCTTTCGGCGTCCATCTGTTGTAGCTCGCGCTGCGGCTTACAGCGGCGCAGGATAGTCTTCACGCGGGCGACCACTTCACGCGGGCTGTACGGCTTGCAGATATAATCATCCGCGCCGATCTCCAGCCCCAGCAGACGGTCGATCTCTTCGATTTTTGCGGTGACCATCACAATCGGCACTTCGGAGAAACGGCGAATTTCGCGGCACAGGGTCAGGCCATCGGTGCCCGGCAGCATCAGGTCGAGCAGGATCAGGTCCGGCGGCGTCTGGCGGACCCAGGGCAGCACCCGATCGCCGTGGTCAATCAGCGTCGGGGCGTAGCTTGCGGCGCGCAGATAGTCGATAAGTAACTGCCCCAGCTTGGGTTCATCTTCCACGATTAAAATACGCGGCGTGTTTTCATCAATGGGTAACTCAGTCATACATCTCTCTGTATATCGCGTTCCAGCGGAAACTCTACTGTAATGCTTACCCCGCCAAAAGGCGAATGGGCAGCGTGGATGCGGCCATTATGCGCCTCAACGATATTGACGCAAATCGCCAGCCCCAGTCCGGAACCGCCGCTGGCGCGGTTGCGGGAGCCTTCGGTACGGTAAAAGCGTTCGAATAATTTTTGCAGCTGCTCGTCGCTGACGCCCGGCGCGGAATCGGCAAAGGTCAGCAGCACCCGTTTGTCGCGCTGTTCGGCGCTGATGTGCAACCCGCCGCCGCTGTCGGTGTAGCGCAGGCTGTTTTCCAGCAGGTTATTGAATAGCTGCATCAGGCGGTCGCCATCGCCAAACAGGCGAATGCTGTCCGGCAGGGAAAGTTGCAAAGTCAGGCCGCGGCTGGCGAAGCGCTCGCGAAAAGCGCCGCCCGCCACTTCCAGCAGCGGGATTAAGTCCACGGAGGTTTTTTGATAGGCCAGCGCGCCTTCGTCGGACATGGAAAGCTGATGCAGATCGTCCACCAGCTTGGTCAGGGTCGCCACTTCAGCCTGTAAGGAGGCAACCGACTCCGGCGTGAACTGACGCACGCCGTCCTGAATGGCCTCCAGCTCGCCGCGTAATACCGCCAGTGGCGTGCGCAGCTCATGGGAGATATCGGCCATAAAGTCGCGGCGCATCTGCTGGTTCTTCTCCAGCGTACTGGCGAGCTGGTTGAAGTCCTGCGCCAGTTTACCCAGCTCATCGGCGCTGGTGGCGGTCACCCGGGTAGTGAAATCGCCCGCCGCCAGCTTATGTGTACCCTCCACCAGACGTTTCACCGGCGCCAGCAGCCCCCGCGCCAGCGGGAAGGTCGCCAGCGCCGCAAGCAGGGTGGCGAGCGCGACGATAAGCCAGCTGGTTCGTCGCTGCTGCCTGTCGAAGTTAATATCGGTATTGCGCGTCAGACGCTCGACCGGGGAGGCGATCACCGCGCCGACCTCAACGCCGTTGACCCGAATGGGCCGCCGCGAGCCGTCGTGCGGCACCGGGCCGCGCGGCCCGACCAGCACCTTCTCATGCTGATCGACGACCCAGAACTGGGTGCGCCAGCCGTGCGGCGGCATACCGGGGCCGGGCCTGTCGTCATCTTTGTCATGCTCGAACGAGCGGAGGATCTGAAATACGAAGCGGTCGTTATTGCGCAAAAAAAGCCAGTTGCCGTGCAGGGCGTACTGCTCGCCCAGCGCATCGCCGAGCATGGTCAGCCGCTGTTCGTTGCCGTGCTTGATATAGTCGATAAACCCACGCTCAAAGCTGATGCGCACCGCCCAATGCATACTGATCAGCAGCACGATGCAGGTCGCGAAAATCGCCAGAAACAGCTTGCCGGTAATGCCGGGCCGCCACAGTTTCATCGGGTTCTCCTTTTGCGTCGCGCAATGACGACATTTTTGTGCGTATCGGCAGGAACGCGGGCGAAGATAAGCGCCGGCAGCGCGATAATAAGGGCCATGCACAGCCAGGTATACATAAAGACGGTATGCGTGGCGCCGCTGTCGGTCGCGATATGCTGCTGGCCGAACATCCCTAACAGCAGACCGGCGACGGTGACGCCGATACTCATGGAAAGCTGCATAATCATCGACAGCAGGCTGTTGCCGCTGCTGGCGAGATCGTCAGGCAGATCTTTCAGCGTCAGCGTGTTCATTGACGAAAAGCGCGTTGAGTTAATCATTCCCTGCAACAGCAGGACAAAAGGCAGCAGGTAATACCAGCCAAGCAGGGCGGTGGACATAAACAGCAGCGTCACCAGCGCCAGGCCGAGGGTGGTGCTGACCAGCACCCGGCGATAGCCGAAACGGTTGACCACCTGCACCACGATGCGTTTCATCCCCATGCTGCCGAGCACCATCGGGATCATCATCAGCCCGGCGTGAAAGGGCGAGAAACCGAGGCCAATCTGCAAAAAGACCGGGGTCATAAAGGGCAGCATACCGCTGCCGACGCGCCCGGCGAAACTGCCCAGCAGCCCCAGCGAGAAGGTGCGGGTGTGAAACAGATTCAGGCTGAACAGGGCGCGGGGATTGTTTCTTGCATGGTTGAGATACAGCAGAATCGCCGCGATGCCGCAGGCGACCAGCGCGCCGAGGGCGATGTGCGACAAGCCCATGCCTTTACTGCCGTCCAGCGCGATGGTCAGCAGCGCCATACCGGCGGCCAGCAGCAGAAATCCGGAGAGATCGAAACGCCGGGTCTGCATGGTGTAGTTGGGCATCAGCATCAGGGTGGCGATTGCGCCGACGATGCCCACCGGCAGGTTAATCAGGAATATCCAGTGCCAGGAAGCATACTCCACAAGGATGCCGCCCAGCGCCGGGCCGAGCAGCGGACCGACCTGACCGGGCAGCGTCACAAAGGTCATCGCCGCCATATACTGCTCGCGCGGAACAATCTTCATGACCGTCAACCTGCCGACCGGCACCATCATCGCGCCGCCGACGCCCTGTAGCACGCGCGCCATCACCAGCTCATTCAGCGTGCCGGACCAGGCGCAAAACAGCGAACCGAGGGTGAATAGCACAATGGCGGTAAAAAAGATATTGCGCACGCCGACCCGGTCCGCCAGCCAGCCGCTGGCGGGCAGCATCACCGCCACGGTCAGCACATACGACACAATCACCATATGCATATGCAGCGGGCTTTCCCCGAGGCTTTTCGCCATGGAGGGAAGCGCGGTATTCACAATCGTGGTATCCAGCGACTGCATAAAAAAGCCGAATGCCACAATCCACAGTTGCCAGCGGGTGCTGTTAGAGAGTTCAGTCATCGTTCAGTAACAGGGTTAGCCTTACTGCGTGAAAAACGCAGTCGCAGACGGTCAAAAAAGAGATACACCACCGGCGTGGTATAGAGCGTTAACAGCTGGCTCACCACCAGGCCGCCGACTATCGTTATCCCCAGCGGCTGGCGCAGTTCGGAGCCGTCGCCGCCGGAAAGCACCAGCGGCAGCGCGCCAAAAAGCGCGGCCAGGGTGGTCATCATTATGGGTCGAAAGCGCAGCAGGCAGGCCTGAAAAATCGCCTGCTCCGGCGTGAGCGCGCCGTTCCTTTGCGCCTCCAGGGCAAAATCGACCATCATAATGGCGTTTTTCTTCACGATACCTATTAATAGCATGATCCCGATGAGCGCGATAAGGCTGAACGGGGCGTTGAAAATTTCCAGCGCCAGCAGCGCCCCCACGCCCGCCGAGGGCAGGGTGGAGAGGATCGTGAGCGGATGCACATAGCTTTCATACAGAATCCCGAGCACGATATAGACCGTGGCGATCGCGGCGATAATCAGAATCAACTGCGAATTCATGGTCTCCTGGAACACCTGCGCGGTCCCGGCGAAGCTGCCGCGCACCGTCGACGGCACGCCAAGCTGCGTCATTGCGCGGTCAATGGCTGCGCTGGCTTCGGAGAGCGATGAGCCGGTGGGCAGGTTAAAGGAGACTGTTGAGGCCGCCGACAGTCCCTGGTGATTCACCGACAGCGGCGCGTTCGCTGGCTGCCATTTCGCAAAGTAAGAGAGCGGAATCGCCTTGCCGTCGCTGTTAATCACGAACATTTTTTCCAGCGCGCTGATGTCCTGGGTGTAGCGCGGATCGACCTCCATCACCACTTTGTACTGGTTCATCGGCTGGTAAATGGTCGAGATTTGCCGCTGACCGAAGGCGTTGTTTAACAGGCTGTTGGCGGCCTGCACGTCAATGCCCAGCCGCGACATGGTTTCACGATCGTAGACCAGGTTCATCTCCGCGCCGTTGTCCTGCTGGTCCGAGTTGACGTCCGCCAGCTGCGGCAGGGCGGCAAGCGCCTTGCGGATCTTCGGCTCCCATTCGCGCAGCGCCGC is drawn from Citrobacter rodentium NBRC 105723 = DSM 16636 and contains these coding sequences:
- the baeS gene encoding two-component system sensor histidine kinase BaeS, which encodes MKLWRPGITGKLFLAIFATCIVLLISMHWAVRISFERGFIDYIKHGNEQRLTMLGDALGEQYALHGNWLFLRNNDRFVFQILRSFEHDKDDDRPGPGMPPHGWRTQFWVVDQHEKVLVGPRGPVPHDGSRRPIRVNGVEVGAVIASPVERLTRNTDINFDRQQRRTSWLIVALATLLAALATFPLARGLLAPVKRLVEGTHKLAAGDFTTRVTATSADELGKLAQDFNQLASTLEKNQQMRRDFMADISHELRTPLAVLRGELEAIQDGVRQFTPESVASLQAEVATLTKLVDDLHQLSMSDEGALAYQKTSVDLIPLLEVAGGAFRERFASRGLTLQLSLPDSIRLFGDGDRLMQLFNNLLENSLRYTDSGGGLHISAEQRDKRVLLTFADSAPGVSDEQLQKLFERFYRTEGSRNRASGGSGLGLAICVNIVEAHNGRIHAAHSPFGGVSITVEFPLERDIQRDV
- a CDS encoding MFS transporter, producing the protein MTELSNSTRWQLWIVAFGFFMQSLDTTIVNTALPSMAKSLGESPLHMHMVIVSYVLTVAVMLPASGWLADRVGVRNIFFTAIVLFTLGSLFCAWSGTLNELVMARVLQGVGGAMMVPVGRLTVMKIVPREQYMAAMTFVTLPGQVGPLLGPALGGILVEYASWHWIFLINLPVGIVGAIATLMLMPNYTMQTRRFDLSGFLLLAAGMALLTIALDGSKGMGLSHIALGALVACGIAAILLYLNHARNNPRALFSLNLFHTRTFSLGLLGSFAGRVGSGMLPFMTPVFLQIGLGFSPFHAGLMMIPMVLGSMGMKRIVVQVVNRFGYRRVLVSTTLGLALVTLLFMSTALLGWYYLLPFVLLLQGMINSTRFSSMNTLTLKDLPDDLASSGNSLLSMIMQLSMSIGVTVAGLLLGMFGQQHIATDSGATHTVFMYTWLCMALIIALPALIFARVPADTHKNVVIARRKRRTR
- the baeR gene encoding two-component system response regulator BaeR — protein: MTELPIDENTPRILIVEDEPKLGQLLIDYLRAASYAPTLIDHGDRVLPWVRQTPPDLILLDLMLPGTDGLTLCREIRRFSEVPIVMVTAKIEEIDRLLGLEIGADDYICKPYSPREVVARVKTILRRCKPQRELQQMDAESPLIVDEGRFQASWRGKMLDLTPAEFRLLKTLSHEPGKVFSREQLLNHLYDDYRVVTDRTIDSHIKNLRRKLEALDEEQSFIRAVYGVGYRWEADACRMA